The Bacteroidia bacterium genomic interval TTTGAAGTGTTAAGCTAACAGATAATCTTTCACCCGATCGTTCTCACTAAGCATATGTCTGATTTAATCCAACCTATAGACCATAAGTCATATCTAAATAATGATACCCTTGATCTTCTATTTGATCTCATGGATGGAGATTCAGAAATGATCGTTGATCTGGTTGATACATTAATTGATACGACACCGGAACTGCTGGATGATCTGAAAAGCGGGGTCTACAGCAAGAATCCGCAAAAAATCAGAGACTCGGCGCATGCGTTAAAATCCTCCAATGCACAATTGGGTGCGGAGTCATTTGCAATGCTGTGTGAACAAATGGAAAGCAAAGCCC includes:
- a CDS encoding Hpt domain-containing protein, which codes for MSDLIQPIDHKSYLNNDTLDLLFDLMDGDSEMIVDLVDTLIDTTPELLDDLKSGVYSKNPQKIRDSAHALKSSNAQLGAESFAMLCEQMESKARQEDVDEVDQLLDLILAEFEKVRAALGSWKNSLA